Proteins encoded within one genomic window of Anas platyrhynchos isolate ZD024472 breed Pekin duck chromosome 28, IASCAAS_PekinDuck_T2T, whole genome shotgun sequence:
- the DHX58 gene encoding ATP-dependent RNA helicase DHX58: protein MELRGYQHEAVAPALRGRNSIIWLPTGAGKTRAAVHVCWKHLESRRDGRVAVLVNKVHLVEQHAKEEFHVLQGTFRVTAISGDSSHKCFFSQVVKRSDVVICTAQILHNALLSREEDTRVELTDFSLLVIDECHHTHKEAVYNKIMLNYLQRKLSGQQDLPQILGLTASPGTGGKTSFEGAVEHILQICANLDTEVITSAQEHMQNLQRQVPQPRKQYDLCQERAWDPFGQRLKKIMAQIQQHMGNAGLPQDFGTQTYEQQVVELEKRAAERFCRKTRACALHLRKYNDALLINDAVRMVDAFQHLQQFYAMERDMKDPTERFLATTFEENRASLLALAGCQRYENPRLSKLEEILRENFQPQGSSRGIVFTKTRQSAHSLFSWLQDAATLSGQHIRAAVLTGAGYSNQTRHMTQNEQQDVIRQFRNGDLNLLFSTSVAEEGLDIPKCNIVVRYGLMTNEIAMVQARGRARAENSVYSVVAKANSREVSREQLNENLVELMEKAIKAVQAMPEREYRLKIAELQRNAVISWQVKEAKISERRQLHDPDDVYFYCVNCNVAVCCGSDIRTVEGMHHVNINPNFRRYYTVSLGKISFPRTFKDWEPGCRVMCSGCRQEWGMEMIYQHVKLPILCIKNFVVETPAEKRRYKKWSSVTFPVKEFDYVEYCSSTQEDESF, encoded by the exons ATGGAGCTGCGCGGGTACCAGCACGAAGCCGTGGCCCCAGCCTTGCGTGGCCGCAACAGCATCATCTGGCTGCCCACGGGGGCTGGCAAGACCCGTGCCGCCGTCCACGTCTGCTGGAAGCACCTGGAGAGCCGCCGGGATGGCAGGGTGGCCGTGCTGGTCAACAAG GTGCACCTGGTGGAGCAGCACGCCAAGGAGGAGTTCCACGTCCTGCAGGGCACCTTCAGGGTGACGGCCATCAGCGGGGACAGCAGCCACAAGTGCTTCTTCAGCCAGGTGGTGAAGCGCAGCGACGTCGTTATCTGCACGGCCCAGATCCTGCACAACGCCCTGCTGAGCCGGGAGGAGGACACGCGCGTGGAGCTGACGG ATTTCTCCCTGTTGGTGATTGACGAGTGCCACCACACGCACAAGGAGGCCGTCTACAACAAGATCATGCTGAATTACCTCCAGCGCAAGCTCAGCGGGCAGCAGGACCTGCCGCAGATCCTGGGCCTGACGGCGTCCCCTGGCACCGGGGGGAAAACGTCCTTCGAGGGGGCCGTGGAGCACATCCTGCAG ATTTGTGCCAACCTGGACACCGAGGTGATCACGTCGGCGCAGGAGCACATGCAGAACCTGCAGAGACAAGTGCCCCAGCCCAGGAAGCAGTACGACCTGTGCCAGGAGAGAGCATGG GACCCCTTCGGCCAGCGGCTGAAGAAGATCATGGCCCAGATCCAGCAGCACATGGGGAATGCGGGGCTGCCGCAGGACTTCGGCACGCAGACCTACGAGCAGCAGGTGGTGGAGCTGGAGAAGAGAG CGGCCGAGAGGTTTTGCCGCAAGACGCGGGCGTGCGCGCTGCACCTGCGCAAGTACAACGACGCCTTGCTGATCAACGACGCGGTGCGCATGGTCGACGCCttccagcacctgcagcaaTTCTACGCCATGGAGAGGGACATGAAGGACCCCACCGAGCGCTTCCTGGCCACCACCTTTGAGG AGAATAGGGCGAGCCTGCTGGCGCTCGCTGGGTGCCAGCGCTACGAGAACCCTCGGCTGAGCAAGCTGGAGGAGATCCTGCGGGAGAACTTCCAGCCCCAGGGCTCTTCTCGGGGCATCGTCTTCACCAAGACCCGGCAGAGCGCCCACAGCCTGTTCAGCTGGCTGCAGGATGCGGCCACGCTGAGCGGGCAGCACATCAGGGCGGCTGTCCTCACCGGGGCCGGCTACAGCAACCAGACCAGGCACATGACGCAG AACGAGCAGCAGGACGTGATCAGGCAGTTCCGCAATGGAGACCTCAACCTGCTCTTCTCCACCAGCGTGGCCGAGGAGGGCCTGGACATCCCCAAGTGCAACATCGTGGTGCGCTACGGGCTGATGACCAACGAGATCGCTATGGTGCAG GCCCGGGGCCGTGCCCGTGCCGAGAACAGCGTTTACTCTGTGGTGGCCAAAGCCAACAGCAGGGAGGTCTCCCGGGAGCAGCTCAACGAGAACCTGGTGGAGCTCATGGAGAAAGCCATCAAGGCGGTGCAGGCCATGCCCGAGCGCGAGTACCGCCTGAAG ATCGCGGAGCTGCAGCGAAACGCCGTCATCAGCTGGCAAGTGAAAGAAGCCAAGATCAGCGAGAGGCGGCAACTGCACGACCCGGACGACGTTTACTTCTACTGCGTCAACTGCAATGTGGCCGTGTGCTGCGGCAGCGACATCCGCACCGTGGAGGGCATGCACCACGTGAACATCAACCCCAATTTCAG GCGCTACTACACGGTCTCGCTGGGGAAAATAAGCTTCCCGCGGACGTTCAAGGACTGGGAGCCCGGGTGCCGCGTCATGTGCAGCGGGTGCAGGCAG GAGTGGGGAATGGAGATGATCTACCAGCACGTCAAGCTGCCCATCCTCTGCATCAAAAACTTTGTGGTGGAGACCCCGGCTGAGAAGAGGAGGTACAAGAAGTGGAGCAGCGTGACGTTCCCCGTCAAGGAGTTTGACTACGTAGAGTACTGCTCCAGCACCCAGGAGGACGAGTCCTTCTAG
- the KAT2A gene encoding histone acetyltransferase KAT2A: protein MAEPEAAQPGRPPPGPGATAAAAPSGGTGSGSGGAPGAAAAAAVSGGGAGSSDPARPGLSQQQRASQRKAQVRGFPRGKKLEKLGVFSACKANDACKCNGWKNPNPPTAPRMDLQQPVTNLSEPCRSCSHALADHVSHLENVSEEEINRLLGMVVDVENLFMSVHKEEDTDTKQVYFYLFKLLRKCILQMSQPVVEGSLGSPPFEKPNIEQGVLNFVQYKFSHLPPKERQTMYELSKMFLLCLNYWKLETPSQFRQRSQNDDVATYKVNYTRWLCYCHVPQSCDSLPRYETTHVFGRSLLKSIFTVTRRQLLEKFRVEKDKLVPEKRTLILTHFPKFLSMLEEEIYGENSPIWEADFTVPAAEGAQLVSRPAAVSTVAVPTTPLFSKKLSTSSSAASMDTGTPEPMAGEKRKLPESLTLEDAKRIRVMGDIPMELVNEVMLTITDPAAMLGPETSLLSANAARDETARLEERRGIIEFHVIGNSLSQKSNKKILMWLVGLQNVFSHQLPRMPKEYITRLVFDPKHKTLALIKDGRVIGGICFRMFPTQGFTEIVFCAVTSNEQVKGYGTHLMNHLKEYHIKHNILYFLTYADEYAIGYFKKQGFSKDIKVPKSRYLGYIKDYEGATLMECELNPRIPYTELSHIIKKQKEIIKKLIERKQAQIRKVYPGLTCFKEGVRQIPIESVPGIRETGWKPLGKEKGKELKDPDQLYNTLKNLLAQIKTHPSAWPFMEPVKKSEAPDYYEIIRFPIDLKTMTERLKNRYYVTKKLFIADLQRIITNCREYNPPDSDYCKCANTLEKFFYFKLKEGGLIDK from the exons ATGGCGGAGCCGGAGGCCGCGCAACCCGGGAGACCCCCCCCGGGTCCCGGAgcaacggcggcggcggcaccgAGCGGGGGAACCGGGAGCGGCAGCGGTGGAGCTCCCggtgcggcggcggcggcggcggtgtcCGGGGGGGGAGCGGGTTCCAGCGATCCGGCCCGGCCCGggctcagccagcagcagcggGCGAGCCAGCGCAAGGCGCAGGTGCGCGGCTTCCCCCGCGGCAAGAAGCTGGAGAAGCTGGGGGTGTTCTCGGCGTGCAAG GCCAACGATGCCTGCAAGTGCAACGGCTGGAAgaaccccaacccccccacggccccccgCATGGACCTGCAGCAACCGGTGACCAACCTGAGCGAGCCctgccgcagctgcagccacgCGCTGg CCGACCACGTGTCCCACCTGGAGAACGTCTCGGAGGAGGAGATCAACCGGCTGCTGGGCATGGTGGTGGACGTGGAGAACCTCTTCATGTCGGTGCACAAGGAGGAGGACACGGACACCAAGCAGGTTTACTTCTACCTGTTCAAG CTCCTCAGGAAGTGCATCCTGCAGATGAGCCAGCCGGTGGTCGAGGGGTCGCTGGGGAGCCCCCCTTTTGAGAAACCCAACATCGAGCAG ggagtcctgAACTTCGTGCAGTACAAGTTCAGCCACCTGCCCCCCAAGGAGCGGCAGACCATGTACGAGCTCTCCAAGATGTTCCTGCTCTGCCTCAACTACTGGAAGCTGGAGACGCCGTCCCAATTCCGGCAGCGCTCGCAGAACGACGACGTGGCCACCTACAAGGTCAACTACACCAG GTGGCTGTGCTACTGCCACGTGCCGCAGAGCTGCGACAGCCTCCCCCGCTACGAGACCACTCACGTCTTCGGGCGCAGCCTCCTCAAGTCCATCTTCACCGTCACCCGCCGGCAGCTGCTGGAGAAATTCCGGGTGGAGAAGGACAAGCTGGTGCCGGAGAAGCGGACGCTCATCCTCACCCACTTCCCCAA GTTCCTGTccatgctggaggaggagattTATGGTGAGAATTCGCCCATCTGGGAGGCGGATTTCACCGTGCCCGCCGCCGAGGGTGCCCAGCTGGTGTCGCGCCCAG ctgccgTCAGCACCGTGGCCGTGCCCACCACGCCGCTCTTCAGCAAGAAGCTCAgtaccagcagctctgctgccagcatgGACACCGGCACGCCAGAACCCATGGCAG GGGAGAAGCGAAAGCTGCCGGAGAGCCTAACGCTGGAGGACGCCAAGAGGATCCGTGTGATGGGCGACATCCCCATGGAGCTGGTGAACGAGGTGATGCTGACCATCACCGACCCCGCTGCCATGCTGGGCCCCGAG ACCAGCCTGCTGTCGGCCAACGCGGCGCGGGACGAGACGGCGCGGCTGGAGGAGCGGCGAGGCATCATCGAGTTCCACGTCATCGGCAACTCACTGTCGCAGAAATCCAACAAGAAGATCCTGATGTGGCTGGTGGGCTTGCAGAACGTCTTCTCCCACCAGCTGCCCCGCATGCCCAAGGAGTACATCACCCGCCTCGTCTTTGACCC GAAGCACAAGACTCTGGCTCTCATCAAGGACGGGCGAGTGATCGGGGGGATCTGCTTCCGCATGTTCCCCACCCAGGGCTTCACCGAGATCGTCTTCTGCGCCGTGACGTCCAACGAGCAAGTGAAG GGCTACGGGACGCACCTGATGAACCACCTGAAGGAATACCACATCAAGCACAACATCCTCTACTTCCTCACCTACGCCGACGAGTACGCCATCGGCTACTTCAAGAAGCAG ggcttcTCCAAGGACATCAAGGTCCCCAAGAGCCGCTACCTGGGCTACATCAAGGACTACGAGGGGGCGACGCTGATGGAGTGCGAGCTGAACCCCCGCATCCCCTACACCGAGCTGTCCCACATCATCAAGAAGCAGAAggag ATCATCAAGAAGCTGATCGAGAGGAAGCAGGCGCAGATCCGCAAGGTGTACCCGGGGCTCACCTGCTTCAAGGAGGGCGTGCGGCAGATCCCCATCGAGAGCGTCCCCGGCATCC GAGAAACGGGCTGGAAACCTctagggaaggagaaagg CAAAGAGCTGAAGGACCCGGACCAGCTCTACAACACCCTCAAAAACCTCCTGGCCCAGATCAAG accCACCCCAGCGCGTGGCCCTTCATGGAGCCGGTGAAGAAGTCGGAGGCGCCGGACTACTACGAAATCATCCGCTTCCCCATCG ACCTGAAGACGATGACGGAGCGCCTGAAGAACCGCTACTACGTCACCAAGAAGCTGTTCATCGCCGACCTGCAGCGCATCATCACCAACTGCCGCGAGTACAACCCCCCCGACAGCGACTACTGCAAGTGTGCCAACACCCTGGAGAAGTTCTTCTACTTCAAGCTCAAGGAGGGGGGGCTCATCGACAAGTAG
- the LOC119714097 gene encoding heat shock protein 30C-like: MLCRLHFMPPTSGSLFPWLGPIRTLWPHPDTLFAELEREIRMEMERARQFMSSFEQLLSSGSSPSRASITAERAPSTSAALTQGSGEGFSVCQDVKDFAPEQLSVKVVGRKVVLVGQKETQSTDEKGSFSYKYEVLKREWDVPEEVDAEALSCSLSKEGQLRIEAPRLALPAAPERNVPIQMPPAVAQQAAGAEDGTERAKA; encoded by the coding sequence aTGCTTTGCCGCCTGCACTTCATGCCTCCCACTTCTGGGTCCCTTTTCCCATGGCTGGGACCCATCCGCACCCTCTGGCCGCATCCAGACACCCTCTTCGCTGAGCTGGAGAGAGAAATACGGATGGAGATGGAGAGGGCTCGGCAGTTCATGAGCAGCTTCGAGCAACTCCTGAGCAgcgggagcagccccagccgtGCCAGCATCACCGCCGAGCGAGCCCCGAGCACCAGCGCTGCCCTGACCCAGGGCTCCGGGGAGGGTTTCTCCGTCTGCCAGGACGTGAAGGACTTTGCCCCCGAGCAGCTGTCGGTGAAGGTGGTGGGCAGGAaggtggtgctggtggggcaGAAGGAGACGCAGAGCACGGACGAGAAGGGCTCCTTCTCCTACAAGTACGAGGTGCTGAAACGCGAGTGGGACGTGCCCGAGGAGGTGGACGCCGAAGCCCTGAGCTGCTCCCTGTCCAAGGAGGGGCAGCTCCGCATCGAAGCCCCCCGGCTGGCCCTGCCGGCTGCCCCCGAGAGGAACGTGCCCATCCAGATGCCACCGGCGGTAGCACAGCAGGCGGCCGGCGCCGAAGACGGAACCGAGAGGGCCAAGGCGTGA
- the LOC119714098 gene encoding heat shock protein beta-11-like, with product MLCRMHLAPFASSSLATRLGTVKTLWPHAETIFSELQQEMEKARQFMSSFEQLLSSQGPIAAERAPSANAVATQGSGEGFSVCQDVKDFAPEQLSVKVVGRKVVLVGQKETQNVDEKGSFSYKYEVLKREWDVPEEVDAEALSCSLSKEGQLRIEAPRLALPAAPERNVPIQVSPAAPQPGAAPEDASKTQA from the coding sequence atgcTTTGCCGAATGCACCTCGCTCCATTCGCCTCCAGCTCCCTGGCCACCCGGCTGGGCACGGTGAAGACCCTCTGGCCGCACGCCGAGACCATCTTCAgcgagctgcagcaggagatggAGAAAGCTCGGCAGTTCATGAGCAGCTTCGAGCAGCTCCTGAGCAGCCAAGGTCCCATCGCCGCCGAGCGAGCCCCGAGCGCCAACGCGGTCGCCACCCAGGGCTCCGGGGAGGGTTTCTCCGTCTGCCAGGACGTGAAGGACTTTGCCCCCGAGCAGCTGTCGGTGAAGGTGGTGGGCAGGAaggtggtgctggtggggcaGAAGGAGACGCAGAACGTCGACGAGAAGGGCTCCTTCTCCTACAAGTACGAGGTGCTGAAGCGCGAGTGGGACGTGCCCGAGGAGGTGGACGCCGAAGCCCTGAGCTGCTCCCTGTCCAAGGAGGGGCAGCTCCGCATCGAAGCCCCCCGGCTGGCCCTGCCGGCTGCCCCCGAGAGGAACGTGCCCATCCAGgtcagccccgcagccccacagcccGGAGCAGCCCCTGAGGACGCCAGCAAAACCCAGGCGTGA
- the RAB5C gene encoding ras-related protein Rab-5C: protein MAGRGGAARPNGPAAGNKICQFKLVLLGESAVGKSSLVLRFVKGQFHEYQESTIGAAFLTQTVCLDDTTVKFEIWDTAGQERYHSLAPMYYRGAQAAIVVYDITNTDTFVRAKNWVKELQRQASPNIVIALAGNKADLATKRAVDFQDAQTYADDNSLLFMETSAKTAMNVNEIFMAIAKKLPKNEPQNAPGGPGRNRVVDLQESSQPSRSQCCSN from the exons ATGGCAGGTCGAGGTGGAGCTGCTCGACCGAATGGACCAGCCGCCGGGAACAAAATCTGCCAGTTCAAACTCGTTCTCTTAGGAGAGTCAGCAGTGGGGAAATCCAGCCTCGTCCTGCGCTTCGTGAAGGGGCAGTTCCACGAGTACCAGGAGAGCACGATTGGAG CTGCCTTCCTAACGCAGACGGTCTGTCTGGATGACACAACGGTGAAGTTTGAGATCTGGGATACGGCAGGGCAGGAACGGTATCACAGCCTGGCACCCATGTACTACCGAGGTGCCCAGGCAGCCATTGTTGTCTACGACATCACTAACACA GACACATTTGTACGAGCCAAGAACTGGGTGAAAGAGTTGCAGAGGCAGGCTAGCCCCAACATTGTAATTGCACTAGCAGGAAACAAGGCAGACCTTGCTACCAAGAGAGCCGTGGACTTCCAG GATGCACAAACATATGCAGATGACAACAGCTTGCTGTTCATGGAGACGTCGGCGAAGACAGCGATGAATGTGAATGAAATCTTCATGGCAATAG CCAAGAAACTGCCAAAAAACGAACCCCAGAATGCTCCGGGTGGTCCGGGCAGGAATCGGGTGGTGGACCTTCAGGAGAGCAGTCAGCCCAGCAGGAGCCAGTGCTGCAGCAATTGA
- the KCNH4 gene encoding voltage-gated delayed rectifier potassium channel KCNH4: MPVMKGLLAPQNTFLDTIATRFDGTHSNFILANAQLRRGFPIVYCSDGFCELTGFARTEVMQQKCSCRFLCGADTSEAVLQRVEKVLESKQECQTEVCFYKKGGAAFWCLLDIMPIRNEKGEVVLFLFSFKDITESRGKSHPGDKKEEKQRSKKPRSSHLRAARRQGRTVLHRLSTQFARRDRSEMKINRNMFESKPSVPEYKVASVQKARFILLHCSVFKALWDWLILLATFYVAVTVPYNVCFTGTEDSPSAARSTIVSDIAVEMLFILDIALNFRTTYVSHSGQVVYEPRSICIHYVATWFFVDLIAALPFDLLYVFNVTVTSLVHLLKTVRLLRLLRLLQKLERYSQYSAMVLTLLTSMFALLAHWMACVWYVIGRTEMESNDPLTWDIGWLHELGKRLEAPYINSSVGGPSIRSAYIASLYFTLSSLTSVGFGNVCANTDAEKIFSICTMLIGALMHAVVFGNVTAIIQRMYSRRSLYHTRMKDLKDFIRVHRLPQQLKQRMLEYFQTTWSVNNGIDANELLHDFPDELRADVAMHLNKDILQLPVFQTASRGCLRSLSLHIKTSFCAPGEYLLRQGDALQANYFVCSGSLEVLKDNVVLAILGKGDLIGAELPGEGRVMKSKADVKALTYCDLQHVGLGGLRQVLQLYPEYAAKFTAEIRRDLTFNLREGGEVEVDCRQKRSGLLTTPPPYPQPRRDSGGSPEKPPPSILEDEEGQDEVFQHSPTTHRLLLSPPRSSPARRGGPGTPSVQLPGVGGSRAKKPPKLLIPSLHAPEPPELGLRVVDGIEDAGGPWEAQNFTAAPPPHSAPRGSPPPGCGEGGPVLAAEAEEAKGSVLRLSAEVSRLTQELAHLGRELQRMLELLQGRPPGCPPVVFDKKLAPGAEGRR; the protein is encoded by the exons ATGCCGGTGATGAAGGGGTTGCTGGCTCCGCAGAACACCTTCCTGGACACCATCGCCACCCGCTTCGATGGCACAC ACAGCAACTTCATCCTGGCCAACGCTCAGCTCCGCCGCGGCTTCCCCATCGTCTACTGCTCCGACGGCTTCTGCGAGCTGACCGGCTTCGCCCGCACCGAGGTGATGCAGCAGAAGTGCAGCTGCCGCTTCCTCTGCGGGGCTGACACCAGCGAGGCCGTCCTGCAGCGCGTCGAGAAGGTGCTGGAGAGCAAGCAGGAGTGCCAGACCGAGGTCTGCTTCTACAAGAAGGGTG GAGCGGCATTCTGGTGCCTGCTGGACATCATGCCCATCAGGAATGAGAAGGGGGAGGTGgtgctcttcctcttctccttcaaGGACATCACGGAGAGCCGGGGCAAGAGCCACCCAGGAGACAAGAAGGAGG agaagcagaggaGCAAGAAGCCCAGGAGCTCGCACCTGCGGGCGGCACGGCGGCAGGGCCGCACGGTGCTGCACCGGCTCAGCACCCAGTTCGCCCGGCGCGACCGCAGCGAGATGAAAATCAACCGG AACATGTTTGAGAGCAAGCCGTCCGTCCCCGAGTACAAAGTGGCCTCGGTGCAGAAGGCCCGCTTCATCCTGCTCCACTGCAGCGTCTTCAAGGCCCTGTGGGACTGGCTGATCCTCCTGGCCACCTTCTACGTGGCCGTCACCGTCCCCTACAACGTCTGCTTCACCGGCACGGAGGACAGCCCCTCGGCTGCCCGCAGCACCATCGTCAGTGACATCGCGGTGGAGATGCTCTTCATCCTGG ATATCGCCCTGAATTTCCGGACGACGTACGTGAGCCACTCGGGCCAGGTGGTGTACGAGCCCCGCTCCATCTGCATCCACTACGTGGCCACCTGGTTCTTCGTCGACCTGATCGCCGCCCTGCCCTTCGACCTGCTCTACGTCTTCAACGTCACCGTG ACCTCGCTGGTTCACCTGCTGAAGACGGTGCGGCTGCTGCGGCTGCTGCggctgctgcagaagctggagcgCTACTCGCAGTACAGCGCCATGGTGCTGACGCTGCTCACCTCCATGTTCGCCCTGCTGGCCCACTGGATGGCCTGCGTCTGGTACGTCATCGGCCGCACGGAGATGGAGAGCAACGACCCCCTCACCTGGGACATCG GCTGGCTGCACGAGCTGGGCAAGAGGCTGGAGGCTCCCTACATCAACAGCTCGGTGGGGGGGCCCTCCATCCGCAGCGCCTACATCGCCTCCCTCTACTTCACCCTCAGCAGCCTGACCAGCGTGGGTTTCGGCAACGTCTGCGCCAACACCGACGCCGAGAAAATCTTCTCCATCTGCACCATGCTCATCGGGG CGCTGATGCACGCCGTCGTCTTCGGCAACGTCACGGCCATCATCCAGCGCATGTACTCCCGCCGCTCGCTCTACCACACCCGCATGAAGGACCTCAAGGACTTCATCCGCGTCCACCgcctgccccagcagctcaAGCAGAGGATGCTGGAGTACTTCCAGACCACCTGGTCGGTGAACAACGGCATCGACGCCAACGAG ctgctgcacgaCTTCCCCGACGAGCTGCGTGCCGACGTGGCCATGCACCTGAACAAGGACATCCTGCAGCTGCCCGTTTTCCAGACGGCCAGCCGGGGCTGCCTGCGCTCCCTCTCGCTGCACATCAAGACCTCGTTCTGCGCCCCCGGCGAGTACCTGCTGCGCCAGGGCGACGCGCTGCAAGCCAACTACTTCGTCTGCTCCGGCTCCCTCGAGGTGCTGAAGGACAACGTGGTCCTGGCCATTTTGG GCAAGGGGGATTTGATCGGCGCCGAGCTGCCCGGTGAGGGGCGGGTGATGAAGAGCAAGGCGGACGTGAAGGCGCTGACCTACTGCGACCTGCAgcacgtggggctgggggggctgcgccaggtgctgcagctctaCCCCGAATACGCCGCCAAGTTCACGGCCGAAATCCGCCGGGACCTGACCTTCAACCTGCGGGAGGGCGGCGAGGTGGAGGTGG ATTGCAGGCAAAAGCGTTC GGGGCTGCTGACAACCCCCCCCCCGTACCCGCAGCCTCGCCGGGACAGCGGTGGCAGCCCGGAGAAGCCCCCTCCCTCCATCCTGGAGGATGAGGAAGGGCAGGATGAGGTCTTCCAGCACTCGCCCACCACCCACCGCCTGCTTctgtccccccccaggagcagccccgcacgccggggggggccggggaccCCCTCggtgcagctcccaggggtggggggcagcagggccaaGAAGCCCCCCAAGCTCCTCATCCCCTCCCTGCACGCCCCCGAACCCCCCGAGCTCGGCCTCAG AGTGGTGGATGGGATCGAGGACGCCGGGGGGCCCTGGGAGGCCCAAAACTTCACCGCGGCCCCCCCGCCACACAGCGCACCGAGGGGCTCCCCCCCGCCAG GGTGCGGGGAGGGAGGCCCGGTGCTGGCGGCGGAGGCGGAGGAGGCGAAGGGGAGCGTCCTGAGGCTCAGCGCCGAG gtcagCCGCCTCACCCAGGAGCTCGCCCACCTCGGCCGCGAGCTGCAGCGGatgctggagctgctccagggccgcccccccggctgcccccccG ttgtcTTTGACAAGAAGCTTGCTCCGGGAGCTGAAGGAAGGCGGTGA